ACCGCTCGTCCCCGCCCAGGTCGACCGCTCCGTCGCGGCTGCCACCACACCGGCGACGCGGCTCATCCTCGCCCTCGCGGCGGTCCACGCCGCCAGGGTCACCCAGATCGCCACCCTCATGCTCGACGACGTCGACCTCGGCAACCGCCGGCTGACCATCGCCGGACGCGTCCGCCCGCTCGACGACCTCACTCTGAAACTGCTGCTGGACTGGCTGGATCACCGGCGAAGCCGGTGGCCGAACACCGCGAACTTCCACCTGCTGATCAACAACCAGACCGCCACGAAAGCCAGCCGCGCCAGCAACCATTGGATCAGCGCCTCGATGCGCGGGCAGGACGCGACGCTCGAACGGCTCCGTGTCGACCGGCTACTCGAAGAAGCCCTGACCCACGGGCCCGATCCTCTCCACCTCGCCGCAGTCTTCGGGCTCGACGACAAGACAGCAATGCGCTACGCGGACTCCGCGCGAGCCTTGCTGGAACAGGCCGCCGAACAGCAACTCGATGAAACTTGTTCGACCCGGACGCCCCCTGACGCAATCATGGGCGTGTGACGTCGACCGAAGCAGCAGCAATCGCTCTCCAGGACCATGCCGCCCTCTGGAGGGTGGGGGACATCAGTGCGAGCGAGGTCGTCAATTCCGCCTGCGATGCGCTCGTCGCCGGACTCGACACCCCCAGCCTCCGGATCCTCGCCGCCTGCACGCGCGCCGAGGCGGACTACGACGTCCACGACCTGCTTCCCCCGGCACTCGCCGAACTCGGCCTCACCCTCCATCCAGCCAGCGGCGAAACCGGCCAAGAGGCTGCCGTGCGAGCAATCGCACGGCGCATGCTCGCCGGCGAGTTGCAACCCTGGGAGCTCACTTTCCGGATTCACCGGCGCTACGGGCACGAGCTGCCTCTGGCTGAGCGGCTGGCCGAGCTCGACGACGAGTACGGGATGCTCGAAGACGGCGACGAGGCAGTGGCTCAGATCGACGCAGAGGTAACGGCCGAAGCCCGCCGCCTCGCCAACCTCCCCATGGTTCCCGCCGAACCCACGGATACGCCCAGCTGATGCACACGGATCGCCCCGCGAGTTCCCACTGAACATGCTTCGGTTTCCCTGAACCCGCGGGGCTCACCGGCCTCGGGGAACATCGGTACAGGGGTTGGCGCTGAGAACGATCATGGTCAGGGTGTGGGCGTACTGACCGGTTTTCGTACTCGCGGCGGGCCTTGCGCTGGGCCGGGTCCGCGCGAAGGTCCTGGCTGCCGTCGAGCGGTTGGCAGCGGGTGAGGAGTTGGTGGTGCACGGCCGGGACGGCGGTGACGCGCAGGGTGTAGCCCTGGCCGCATCGTACGGTCACTCCCTGGTCGAGCGCGGCGCGCTCGGTGGGCTCCAGCTCGGTGGCGGCGCGGAGGTAGTCGGCGACCTTGCGTTGGCAGCGGCGCGGTCGGGCAGGAGGTCGGCGACGGCCGTGCGGATGGCGCCGCGGCTGACCCGGTACTCGCGGGCGAGGGCAGCGATGGAGCAGCCCTCCAGGTACGCCATGCGCACGGTGTCGGTCTTGTCGGCCGGGACAGCGGGGCGGCGCCCGCCCTTGCTGCCCTTGGCCTCGGCGGCCCGCAGCCCGTCGTAGGTGAGCTCGCGCTGGAGGTCACGCTGGAGTTCGCCGGCGACACCGTCCGGATCCGCACCGGCAAGGCAAGTCGGCTGAATCCGTCGACGGCTGAGTGCAGGTATACGTAGCCGCCGCGTTCGGTCTTCTTCTTGCGTCTGTCGACGGACTTGGCTTGTTCGCTCCCGCGGCCGTGAACGCGCCATCCGCCACCGTCGGGGATGCGACCGACTTACTTGACATCGACGTGGACCATGTGCCCTGGTCGACGAGCAATGATCTTTTGGGGGTCCCTGTTCGACGCCCCGTTTGGGTCGATGAACCTGCGCCGGTTCAGCCCCAGCTGGGCCAGATGCCGGCTCACGGTCCGTCGGCTGATGGGTGTCCCGGCTTGTGTGAGCTCGAAAGAGATACGGGCTGCCGACCACTTGTGGGCGCGTCGGAGGACCTCGACCTGCGCTACTACTTCGTCTGGGGTGGCCGTCGGCTGGTGTCGTGGCGTCGAGGAGCGGTCCAAGAGCCCGATCTCGCCGAATCTGCGGTAGCGATTCACCCACTTTGAGGCACAGGCCCGGGAGATGCCCATCTCAGCGGCGACGTGCGCGATGGGGCGAGTTCGGCAGCGCTCGACGAGGTGGAGGCGCCCTTCAACGGACAACGGTGCGTTGCAATGAGTCACGCGGTTCATCGCGCTTGTGGGGAGGCGGGGCCCGTCGTGGGCTCCTTCGGCCGTGCTACGTGGGCGATGAGGAAGAGCAGGACGCCACAGGTGGCGACCAGGATCCAGCCCGGGCGGGATGCGTGTGCGAGCCCCGTCGGGCTGGTGGCCATGACCAGGCCGCCGGCGAGAGCGATGCCGAGGGCGGAGCCGAGTTGCCGTGCGGTGGAGGTGATCGCCCCGGCCACGCCGGCACGGGCGGGTGGCAGTCCATTGACCGCGGTGTTGGTGATCGGGGCGTTGGCGAAGCCAAACCCGACGCCGATGAGCGAATATGCGGCCAGAAGCAGGAGCACGCTCGTGTGCGGGGTGAGCCGGACCAGGCAGAGCCCGCCGACGGTGATGAAACCGCCGGCAAGGAGCAGCGGCAGCCGCGGTCCCGTGCGGCCGACCATGCGGCCGGACCAGGGGGCGCAGACGGTCGCTCCGACGGCCAAGGGCAAGGTCGCCACGCCGGCGGCCAGCGGCGTCCATCCGCGGGTGTGCTGCAGGTAGAGGGTGTTCAGCAGCAGCGTCATGTTCAGGGCGACGAAGACCGCCACCGCGCCCACGACGGCACCGCTGAAGACCGGGCGCCCGAAGAGCCGCAGATCCATCAGCGGCTCACGTCGGCGGGACTCGACCCACACGAATCCGGCTGTCGCCACGGCAGCCCATGCGTATCCCGCCAGCGCCGCAGGCGACGTCCAGCCGATGCGCGGCCCTTCGATCAGGACGCCGACCACAACTGCGAGGACCATGGTCAGCAGGACCTGGCCGGGCAGGTCGAGCCGCCGGGCCCGCTGTGCCCGGGACTCCGGCACGAACACCGCACTGAGCAGCAGAGCGGCCGCGATGACGGGTGCGTTGATCCAGAACAGCGCCCGCCAGTCGAGCCCTGCGAGCAGCGCGCCGCCCGTGACGGGTCCGGCGGCCATGCTCAGCCCGAACACTGACGCCCAGATGCCGATCGCCTGCGCCCGTTCCTTCGGGTCCGGCATCGCGTTCACCACGATCGCGAGCCCCACGGGGCTGAGCATCGAGGCGCCGATGCCCTGCAGGGCGCGGGCCGCGATGAGTACGCCCGCCGACGGGGCGAGCGCGCAGACCAGTGAGGCCGCGCCGAACACGACCAGCCCGCACTGGAACACCCGGCGGCGTCCGAAGCGATCCGCCAGTGCGCCGGAGGAAATCAGAAGACTGGCCAGGACGAGGGTGTAGGCGTCCACGATCCATTCGAGACCGCGCGTGTCGACATCCAGGCCGCGCCCGATGGCCGGCAGACCCACATTGACGATGGTGGTGTCCAGGCCCACCAGGAACATGCTCAGGCAGCAGACGGCCAGTACCGTCCAGCGTCTGCGCGCACTCAGCATGGGTTGAACAGGGTGTGTTGTCGCGGTCACGGTCTACCTCTGATGTTCGGGAAACAGTGCCCGGCAAGGCTCGGCCCGGGCGACGGCCGCAGCCCATCAATTTTGCGAACACTGCAAAATTGGATCCATGAACACAGGATCCACTGACGCGGAGCTGGAGCAGATTCTCGATGGCATCGGGCCCCGGCTGCGCAGGCTGCGCAGGGAACGGGGACTCAC
This DNA window, taken from Streptomyces sp. TN58, encodes the following:
- a CDS encoding MFS transporter produces the protein MLSARRRWTVLAVCCLSMFLVGLDTTIVNVGLPAIGRGLDVDTRGLEWIVDAYTLVLASLLISSGALADRFGRRRVFQCGLVVFGAASLVCALAPSAGVLIAARALQGIGASMLSPVGLAIVVNAMPDPKERAQAIGIWASVFGLSMAAGPVTGGALLAGLDWRALFWINAPVIAAALLLSAVFVPESRAQRARRLDLPGQVLLTMVLAVVVGVLIEGPRIGWTSPAALAGYAWAAVATAGFVWVESRRREPLMDLRLFGRPVFSGAVVGAVAVFVALNMTLLLNTLYLQHTRGWTPLAAGVATLPLAVGATVCAPWSGRMVGRTGPRLPLLLAGGFITVGGLCLVRLTPHTSVLLLLAAYSLIGVGFGFANAPITNTAVNGLPPARAGVAGAITSTARQLGSALGIALAGGLVMATSPTGLAHASRPGWILVATCGVLLFLIAHVARPKEPTTGPASPQAR